One part of the Parabacteroides distasonis ATCC 8503 genome encodes these proteins:
- a CDS encoding YfhO family protein: MRSIMQKWGKHIAAVAVFLVLTVVYFAPAVFEGKSIRQGDMEKAVGMGGSQMEKYEKSAQPGEFSVWSDAMFGGMPYAGGYGNPAPKLPGYTLLEAPLKDIGYLNAGMVFTGLVCFYILMCVMGVNWWLALAGSIAFALASYNIIIIEAGHITKAYVIAYMPLTLAGMALLFKRKYLWGGIVFLLGVALSISNGHIQITYYLLLLCLFVYLGYVFAKLREKTYKELGKVTVIMVGCVILAILPNAQNMYAHWDLGKNSIRGATELTTTTASGEKISSGLDKDYAFAWSYGKGELLTLLVPNAYGGGSGGMLGPDSELYKELRAKGAQVGKEVQAPTYWGEKTFTSGPVYFGALVCFLFIIGMFVIRNPIKWWLFAGSVFLIFLALGRNFDGFNDFMFHYLPMYNKFRTVEMALVIPGMVFPIIAIWGLKEIVSGKVDDALFKRGLIVSLAITGGLCLILWVMPSMLLDFRSSFDAQYQLPDWYYNALLMDRASLASADAMRSLIFILLGAALLFWYYTVKDRKKAGTIVGIGVAVLMLADLWTVDKRYLNDGDFVRQKAVDVYKETVADQEIFKDKDPSYRVVTLNNPFQETSVSYYHHSIGGYYAAKLRRYQELIDHRLQGELNSVIGAFQKAQTAEDLMGAFAACPSLNMLNTRYIIYNPEQPPLRNPFAFGNAWFVDKVEVVENADAEIAALNTINPLTTAVVDKRFADEVKGFTPQLDSTATITLDSYRPNKLVYTTKTNSEQLAVFSEIYYQPGWEVTIDGKPASHFRADWILRAMLVPAGEHQIVFEFRPQGYITAAYITSFSSLIILLLLIGAVGYSVWKARKQKEI, from the coding sequence CGGGAGGATATGGGAATCCTGCCCCTAAGTTGCCTGGGTATACTTTATTAGAGGCACCATTAAAAGATATCGGTTATTTGAATGCGGGCATGGTATTTACCGGTTTGGTATGTTTTTATATATTGATGTGTGTAATGGGGGTGAATTGGTGGCTGGCCCTTGCGGGCTCGATCGCTTTTGCGTTAGCTTCTTATAATATAATCATTATAGAAGCCGGGCATATAACGAAAGCATATGTCATTGCCTATATGCCGCTAACCCTTGCGGGTATGGCGCTCCTGTTCAAACGTAAGTATTTGTGGGGAGGAATCGTATTCTTGTTGGGAGTTGCCTTATCCATATCGAATGGACATATCCAGATCACTTATTATTTATTGCTGCTTTGTTTGTTTGTTTATCTGGGGTACGTGTTCGCTAAACTACGAGAGAAAACATACAAAGAGTTAGGCAAAGTGACCGTGATTATGGTTGGTTGCGTTATATTAGCGATTCTTCCCAACGCTCAAAATATGTATGCTCATTGGGATCTTGGCAAGAACTCTATCCGTGGTGCTACGGAATTGACTACTACTACGGCTTCCGGAGAGAAAATCTCTTCGGGCCTGGATAAGGATTATGCTTTTGCCTGGAGCTATGGTAAAGGTGAGCTATTGACATTGCTGGTTCCTAATGCTTATGGAGGGGGATCCGGAGGTATGTTAGGACCGGACTCTGAATTGTATAAGGAATTAAGGGCAAAGGGGGCTCAAGTAGGAAAAGAAGTACAAGCTCCTACCTATTGGGGGGAGAAGACGTTTACTTCGGGACCGGTGTATTTTGGAGCGTTGGTTTGTTTCTTGTTTATCATAGGAATGTTCGTGATCCGGAACCCGATAAAGTGGTGGCTGTTCGCTGGTTCGGTGTTCTTGATTTTTTTGGCTTTGGGACGTAATTTTGATGGTTTTAATGATTTTATGTTCCATTATTTACCGATGTATAATAAATTCCGTACGGTGGAGATGGCTTTGGTTATTCCGGGTATGGTATTTCCCATCATAGCGATATGGGGGCTGAAAGAGATCGTGTCGGGAAAAGTGGATGATGCTTTATTTAAAAGGGGGTTAATCGTTTCTTTAGCGATTACGGGTGGATTGTGCTTGATCCTTTGGGTGATGCCAAGCATGTTACTTGATTTCCGTTCCTCTTTTGATGCTCAATACCAATTACCGGATTGGTACTATAATGCCTTATTGATGGATCGGGCTTCTTTGGCTTCCGCGGATGCTATGCGCTCTCTGATTTTTATATTGCTGGGTGCCGCTTTATTATTCTGGTATTATACGGTAAAAGATCGAAAGAAGGCTGGTACGATTGTGGGAATAGGTGTGGCAGTTTTGATGTTGGCTGATTTGTGGACTGTCGATAAACGTTATTTGAATGATGGTGATTTTGTTCGTCAGAAAGCTGTGGACGTGTATAAGGAGACTGTTGCGGACCAAGAGATCTTTAAGGATAAAGATCCTTCTTATCGTGTAGTGACGTTAAATAATCCATTTCAAGAGACTAGTGTATCTTATTATCACCACTCCATCGGCGGTTACTATGCCGCTAAATTGAGACGGTACCAAGAATTGATCGACCACCGTCTGCAAGGAGAGCTTAACTCGGTTATCGGGGCTTTCCAGAAAGCGCAGACCGCAGAGGATTTGATGGGGGCGTTCGCTGCTTGCCCGTCCTTGAATATGCTCAATACACGTTATATTATCTATAATCCGGAGCAACCGCCTTTGAGGAATCCGTTTGCTTTCGGCAACGCTTGGTTTGTGGATAAAGTGGAGGTCGTGGAGAATGCGGATGCGGAAATAGCGGCGTTGAATACGATCAATCCGTTAACGACGGCGGTTGTCGATAAACGTTTCGCTGATGAGGTGAAAGGTTTCACGCCTCAATTGGACTCTACTGCTACGATAACATTGGATAGTTATCGCCCTAATAAATTAGTTTATACGACGAAGACGAATTCTGAGCAATTAGCGGTATTCTCAGAGATCTATTATCAACCGGGATGGGAGGTAACTATTGATGGTAAGCCCGCTTCGCATTTCCGGGCGGATTGGATATTACGAGCTATGTTAGTTCCTGCGGGAGAGCATCAGATCGTATTTGAGTTTAGACCGCAAGGTTATATTACGGCGGCTTATATTACCTCTTTCAGTTCGTTGATTATCTTGTTGTTATTGATTGGTGCGGTAGGATATTCGGTTTGGAAAGCTAGAAAGCAAAAAGAGATATAA